GACTTCGTGGTCCGCGATGTCATCGGCCGCGAATGGCAGCTGGGCACCGTTCAGGTCGACTACAACCTGCCGGAACGCTTCGATCTCAATTACATAGGGTCCGACAACCAGAACCACCGCCCCGTCATGATCCATCGCGCTCCCTTCGGCTCGATGGAGCGCTTCTGCGGCGTCCTCATCGAACACTTCGGCGGAGATTTCCCGACCTGGTTGGCACCGCAGCAGCTGCGGCTCCTGCCAATCAGCGACCGCTTTGAAGAGGCGACTCAAGCCATCTACCAACGGTATCGTGATGCCGGCATTCGCGTGGGCGTCGACGACCATTCGGACAAACTCGGAGCCAAGATCCGGAGGGCCGAATTGGACAAGGTTCCCTACACCGCGATCATCGGGGAGAAGGAGGTCGAATCCGAAACCCTCTCCATCCGGTCACGCTTCACCGGCAACGAAGGGAGTCAGCCGGTTGGGGACTTTCTCAGCCGGCTTCAGGATGAGATCCGTTCCCGGAAACTCCTGATCAAGGAAAATAAGGCCGAAGGCTGAGGCGCGGCCCCGTCTCAGCTCGCGACCGCGTCCTTCTCGGCCGTCCCGACCATCCGGCAGAAGACAATCTTGCCCCCGGAAGTCGGCACGACGCTGTTGATTTCGGCCTCGACCTTGTGGCCGATATAGGTGTGCGCATCCTGGACCACGACCATCGATCCGTCCGAAAGATAACCCACGGCCTGTCCCTCTTCACGTCCGGGCTTCAGAAGATCCACAGTCAGGCGCTCGCCGGTGACCACCTCGGGATGCAGAGCCTTGGACAATCCGTTCAGGTTGAGCCAGACCACGCCGTGAAACTGGGCCAGCTTGGCCAGATTGAAGTCGGTCGTCAGAAGCTTCGCCTTCATTGATTGGGCAATGAAGATGAGCTTTTCATCCGCCGACTGCTTCTTTCCCAATTCGCTATCGGGGATTCGAAGGTCAATATTGGGAATCTTCCGAAGGGCATTGAGCGATTCCAGACCGCGCCGCCCCTTGGCCTGTTTGGTCGGATCGCGGGAATCCGCGATATAGTGCAGGTCTTCCAGAACAAATTGAGGGATGACCAGAGCCGCGGTGATGAACTGCGCCTCACAGACCCGGACGATCCGCCCGTCAATCAAGGCGCTCGTGTCCAGAACGACCAGGGGCACGTCGACATCGTGCGGGACGAAACGCACGTAGGGGATGATCAGACTGAACTCATCCTTTCCCCGAAGTGCGATGACCGCCCCGAGGTAGGAGCAGATGATGAAGAGTCCGAGGCGCACAAGATAAAGCACCTGGGGATCTCCCTCGTCCAGGAGAGGCGAGACCGAAATCATGTAGGCGATGATCGAGCCGACAAACAGCCCGAAGGTCAGGACAGAAAGCCCGCGGAGAGAAAATCCCTTCAGGAGAACGTCAATCAGAACGACGAACAGACCGATCAATATGCCAATGAGGACCGCCAGTCCCTGATAGGGATCCCACTCCTTGATGGACAGACAGATAAGCCAGCCCGCAAGGGCGCAAACGGAGACAAAGAGGATACGCAGAGTGATCAGCGTGGTTTTCACGATGGTGTCGAAAGATGGATTGGGGCA
This sequence is a window from Opitutaceae bacterium. Protein-coding genes within it:
- a CDS encoding TRAM domain-containing protein — protein: MKTTLITLRILFVSVCALAGWLICLSIKEWDPYQGLAVLIGILIGLFVVLIDVLLKGFSLRGLSVLTFGLFVGSIIAYMISVSPLLDEGDPQVLYLVRLGLFIICSYLGAVIALRGKDEFSLIIPYVRFVPHDVDVPLVVLDTSALIDGRIVRVCEAQFITAALVIPQFVLEDLHYIADSRDPTKQAKGRRGLESLNALRKIPNIDLRIPDSELGKKQSADEKLIFIAQSMKAKLLTTDFNLAKLAQFHGVVWLNLNGLSKALHPEVVTGERLTVDLLKPGREEGQAVGYLSDGSMVVVQDAHTYIGHKVEAEINSVVPTSGGKIVFCRMVGTAEKDAVAS